The Sandaracinaceae bacterium genome has a window encoding:
- the otsB gene encoding trehalose-phosphatase, which yields MSPNGSMDALVDAIAHLERPLLVALDVDGTLAPIVEDPSRAKVPTATARTLRHLRTVEGLELALVTGRDAGQLERIVSIPGVWRVVEHGRAIIAPGEKPRGVAVEAEDRRKLARFKSWAHEHAGPRGAHVEEKDASVVVHVRKMAKDDPEGADAVLAEARDAAAELGLCVRDGRAVVEAQLEPFDKGAALRELIEAVGATSVLYAGDDLTDEPAIRVAAARGIGLFVRSAERERFDEATASLDGPEGVSDLLDALLAKLKP from the coding sequence ATGAGCCCCAACGGATCGATGGACGCGCTCGTGGACGCCATCGCGCACCTCGAGCGTCCGCTCCTCGTGGCCCTCGACGTCGACGGAACGCTGGCGCCCATCGTGGAGGACCCCAGCCGGGCCAAGGTACCCACCGCGACCGCGCGCACCCTGCGACACCTGCGCACGGTGGAGGGGCTGGAGCTGGCCCTCGTGACCGGGCGCGACGCGGGGCAGCTCGAGCGCATCGTCTCGATCCCGGGCGTCTGGCGGGTGGTGGAGCACGGCCGCGCGATCATCGCGCCGGGTGAGAAGCCCCGGGGCGTGGCCGTCGAGGCGGAGGATCGGCGCAAGCTCGCTCGCTTCAAGAGCTGGGCGCACGAGCACGCCGGCCCGCGCGGCGCGCACGTGGAGGAGAAGGACGCCTCCGTGGTCGTGCACGTCCGCAAGATGGCCAAGGACGATCCCGAGGGCGCCGACGCGGTCCTCGCCGAGGCGCGTGACGCGGCGGCCGAGCTCGGCCTCTGCGTCCGCGACGGTCGCGCGGTGGTCGAGGCGCAGCTCGAGCCCTTCGACAAGGGGGCGGCGCTGCGAGAGCTGATCGAGGCCGTCGGCGCGACCAGCGTGCTCTACGCGGGCGACGATCTGACCGACGAGCCGGCCATCCGCGTGGCGGCCGCGCGCGGCATCGGCCTCTTCGTGCGCTCCGCCGAGCGCGAGCGCTTCGACGAGGCCACCGCGTCGCTCGACGGCCCCGAGGGGGTCTCGGACCTGCTCGACGCGCTGCTCGCCAAGCTCAAGCCTTGA
- a CDS encoding CRTAC1 family protein, with the protein MKRALGLVSFFFLFACEQPPDCEEGWVAGDDGACHCGAADGPICAEADVCVAESAACATPSCGGGTGWAAGAPAFRDATDDWGLRALGVEGVRLTVTDIDGDGWADLEVRRGRTGVDDFAETTSRNTFLLRNTGDGRFEDVTEASGILTRRQAEPGGRPVQVVAWGDVDNDGDLDVYTGVSTEDLEAVGNETSELLLNDGAGVFTLTAASNGLRRMDAVDAPAGASFVDVDHDGLLDLWVPEHNYSGSRGIYLQNDRLWRGDGGGGFTDVTDAFGLTTQDWMDHETLNMGLGHTRAWSANACDLDGDGFAELLASSYGRSPNHLWHAMGGAGYVNRSVESGYAYDGDLTWEDNQFARCFCQSNRAAEGCADVPAPLVSCSDNWNHDNDRNPWRLGGNSGATICGDLDNDGDLDLFTTEIRHWWAGAGSDGSEVLVNDGAATFSRPGDEALGLAIAQDGATWDEGHMTAAIFDFDNDGWNDIYLGASDYAGNRGRLYHNETDGSLAFVEVAPSEGIDHNRSHGVVVADFDRDGDLDVVVGHSRARCDASGPNDCYERPQVRFFENLAGDGGNFVQLDLEGGEGTNRAAIGARVTVTAGGVTQTQEVGGGHGHYGAQNDRVLHFGLGAACEAEVSVRWPDGALTTETASVQSGLRYHWRQGERPAIVVD; encoded by the coding sequence ATGAAACGCGCGCTCGGCTTGGTCTCCTTCTTCTTCCTCTTCGCTTGCGAGCAGCCGCCGGACTGCGAGGAGGGCTGGGTGGCCGGCGACGACGGCGCGTGCCACTGCGGCGCGGCCGACGGCCCCATCTGCGCTGAGGCCGACGTCTGCGTGGCGGAGAGCGCCGCCTGCGCGACGCCGAGCTGCGGGGGCGGGACGGGCTGGGCGGCGGGCGCGCCGGCCTTTCGCGACGCGACCGACGACTGGGGGCTTCGCGCCCTCGGCGTGGAGGGCGTGCGCCTGACCGTGACCGACATCGACGGCGACGGCTGGGCCGATCTCGAGGTGCGCCGCGGCCGCACGGGGGTCGACGACTTCGCCGAGACCACCTCCCGCAACACGTTCCTCCTGCGCAATACGGGCGACGGCCGCTTCGAGGACGTGACCGAGGCGTCCGGGATCCTGACGCGCCGTCAGGCCGAGCCCGGCGGCCGGCCGGTCCAGGTGGTCGCGTGGGGCGACGTCGACAACGACGGCGACCTCGACGTCTACACCGGCGTCTCGACCGAGGACCTCGAGGCGGTCGGCAACGAGACGAGCGAGCTGCTCCTCAACGACGGCGCGGGAGTCTTCACGCTGACCGCGGCGTCCAACGGGCTGCGGCGCATGGACGCCGTCGACGCGCCCGCGGGCGCCTCGTTCGTCGACGTCGACCACGACGGCCTGCTCGATCTGTGGGTGCCGGAGCACAACTACTCGGGCAGCCGCGGCATCTACCTCCAGAACGACCGCCTCTGGCGCGGCGACGGCGGCGGCGGCTTCACCGACGTGACCGACGCGTTCGGCCTGACCACCCAGGACTGGATGGATCACGAGACGCTGAACATGGGCCTCGGTCACACCCGCGCCTGGAGCGCGAACGCCTGCGACCTCGACGGCGACGGCTTCGCGGAGCTGCTCGCGAGCAGCTACGGCCGCTCCCCGAACCATCTCTGGCACGCGATGGGCGGCGCCGGCTACGTGAACCGCTCGGTCGAGTCCGGCTACGCCTACGACGGCGACCTCACCTGGGAGGACAACCAGTTCGCGCGCTGCTTCTGCCAGTCGAACCGCGCCGCGGAGGGGTGCGCCGACGTGCCCGCGCCGCTCGTGAGCTGCTCGGACAACTGGAACCACGACAACGACCGCAACCCGTGGCGCCTCGGCGGCAACAGCGGCGCGACGATCTGTGGTGACCTCGACAACGACGGCGACCTCGATCTGTTCACGACCGAGATCCGCCACTGGTGGGCCGGCGCCGGCTCGGACGGCTCCGAGGTGCTCGTCAACGACGGCGCGGCCACCTTCTCGCGCCCGGGGGACGAGGCGCTCGGCCTCGCCATCGCCCAGGACGGCGCGACCTGGGACGAGGGCCACATGACGGCGGCCATCTTCGACTTCGACAACGACGGCTGGAACGACATCTACCTCGGCGCGAGCGACTACGCGGGCAACCGCGGCCGCCTCTACCACAACGAGACCGACGGCTCGCTCGCCTTCGTCGAGGTCGCGCCGAGCGAGGGCATCGACCACAACCGCAGCCACGGCGTGGTGGTGGCCGACTTCGACCGCGACGGTGACCTCGACGTCGTGGTGGGTCACTCCCGCGCGCGCTGCGACGCCTCGGGCCCGAACGACTGCTACGAGCGCCCGCAGGTCCGCTTCTTCGAGAACCTCGCCGGCGACGGCGGCAACTTCGTGCAGCTCGACCTCGAGGGCGGCGAGGGGACGAACCGCGCCGCGATCGGGGCGCGGGTCACCGTCACCGCGGGCGGAGTCACCCAGACCCAGGAGGTCGGGGGCGGCCACGGGCACTACGGCGCGCAGAACGACCGGGTCCTGCACTTCGGGCTCGGCGCGGCGTGCGAGGCGGAGGTCTCGGTCCGCTGGCCGGACGGGGCGCTGACCACCGAGACCGCGAGCGTGCAGTCCGGGTTGCGATACCACTGGCGCCAGGGCGAGCGGCCGGCGATCGTCGTCGACTGA
- a CDS encoding trehalose-6-phosphate synthase: protein MARVNGKLVVVSNRGPYRTETRGGRRRLVRAAGGLVAALDPVLRERGGLWVSAQETDHPQVVQLESDQLPYDLASVKLRRRVQEDFYEGISNAVLWPLLHSMPPTVRVGTAPWESYRIANTAFAEATLSDAPRGARFWIQDYHLMLMPALIRAQRKKARVGWFCHVPWPGPDLFGALPASRELLEGLLGADLLGFHTEGYCRNFLDCVSQLTDYQVDVAAKTVKANGHTVRMLTAPIGVPFADIQQTASDPEVLERSKKIQQAVGGRQIVLGVDRLDYTKGIPERLLAFEHLLSSDRSAANRYVLVQIMVPSRQAVQAYADLKDEIDRMVGDINGRFSVTGRLPVHYYYRNLPKNELYAHYVAADVALITPLRDGMNLVAHEYCAAKTDGTGALVLSQLAGAASYLKGALIVNPHDIEGTAKTLERALQMPVAEQKERMQASRTEVHKLDVHRWADRFLRELEETRR from the coding sequence ATGGCGCGTGTGAACGGGAAGCTGGTGGTCGTCTCCAATCGCGGGCCCTACCGCACCGAGACGCGTGGGGGGCGCCGGCGCCTCGTGCGCGCGGCGGGCGGGCTGGTGGCCGCGCTCGACCCCGTGCTGCGCGAGCGCGGCGGGTTGTGGGTGAGCGCGCAGGAGACGGATCACCCTCAGGTCGTGCAGCTCGAGAGCGATCAGCTGCCTTACGACCTCGCGTCGGTGAAGCTCCGCCGGCGGGTCCAGGAGGACTTCTACGAGGGCATCTCCAACGCCGTGCTCTGGCCGCTGCTCCACAGCATGCCGCCGACGGTCCGCGTCGGCACCGCGCCCTGGGAGTCCTACCGCATCGCCAACACGGCCTTCGCGGAGGCGACGCTCTCGGACGCGCCGCGGGGCGCGCGGTTCTGGATCCAGGACTACCACCTGATGCTGATGCCGGCCCTGATCCGGGCCCAGCGCAAGAAGGCGCGCGTCGGCTGGTTCTGTCACGTGCCGTGGCCGGGCCCGGACCTCTTCGGCGCCCTCCCCGCCAGCCGGGAGCTGCTCGAGGGCCTGCTCGGGGCCGACCTGCTCGGCTTCCACACCGAGGGCTACTGCCGGAACTTCCTGGACTGCGTCTCCCAGCTCACCGACTACCAGGTCGACGTCGCGGCCAAGACGGTGAAGGCCAACGGGCACACCGTGCGCATGCTGACCGCCCCCATCGGCGTGCCCTTCGCCGACATCCAGCAGACGGCGTCCGATCCCGAGGTGCTCGAGCGCTCGAAGAAGATCCAGCAGGCGGTCGGCGGCCGTCAGATCGTGCTCGGGGTCGATCGCCTCGACTACACGAAGGGGATCCCGGAGCGGCTGCTCGCGTTCGAGCACTTGCTGTCGAGCGATCGCTCCGCCGCCAACCGCTACGTGCTCGTGCAGATCATGGTGCCGAGCCGCCAGGCGGTGCAGGCCTACGCCGACCTCAAGGACGAGATCGACCGGATGGTCGGGGACATCAACGGCCGCTTCAGCGTCACCGGCCGGCTGCCGGTGCACTACTACTACCGCAACCTCCCGAAGAACGAGCTCTACGCGCACTACGTGGCCGCGGACGTCGCGCTGATCACACCGCTTCGTGATGGCATGAACCTGGTCGCTCACGAATACTGCGCCGCCAAGACCGACGGGACCGGCGCGCTGGTCCTCAGCCAGCTGGCCGGCGCGGCCTCCTATCTCAAGGGCGCGTTGATCGTCAATCCCCACGACATCGAAGGCACCGCCAAGACCCTCGAGCGGGCGCTCCAGATGCCCGTCGCCGAGCAGAAAGAACGCATGCAGGCCAGCCGTACCGAAGTCCACAAGCTCGACGTGCACCGTTGGGCAGACCGATTCCTGCGCGAGCTCGAAGAGACCCGCCGATGA
- a CDS encoding SDR family oxidoreductase produces MSEISFDGRVAIVTGAGGGLGRSHALFLASRGAKVVVNDLGGSVDGKGSDEAAAQKVVDEIAAAGGEAVASFDGVDTAEGGEKIVKTALDAFGKVDVVINNAGILRDVSFHKMTHDQWDAVMNVHLNGTYYVSKAAWNHMREAGYGRIVNTTSAAGLYGNFGQANYAAAKLGIVGLSKTLAQEGHKKGIRCNVIAPVARSRMTETILDEATLSKLEPKLVTPLVAYLASERCDDNGQVYAVGGGYVSRVAVVEGSGTFFGGGDLTPEQVAESWAHINDLEGAKPFANAMEAVQVALAKATGKA; encoded by the coding sequence ATGAGCGAGATCTCTTTCGACGGACGAGTGGCCATCGTGACCGGCGCGGGCGGAGGCCTCGGCCGCAGCCACGCCCTCTTCCTCGCGTCGCGCGGGGCCAAGGTGGTCGTCAACGACCTGGGCGGCTCCGTCGACGGCAAGGGCTCCGACGAGGCGGCGGCGCAGAAGGTCGTCGACGAGATCGCGGCCGCGGGCGGCGAGGCCGTCGCGAGCTTCGACGGCGTGGACACCGCGGAGGGCGGCGAGAAGATCGTCAAGACCGCGCTCGACGCGTTCGGCAAGGTCGACGTCGTCATCAACAACGCCGGCATCCTCCGCGACGTCAGCTTCCACAAGATGACGCACGACCAGTGGGACGCGGTCATGAACGTGCATCTGAACGGCACGTACTACGTCTCCAAGGCCGCGTGGAACCACATGCGCGAGGCTGGCTACGGGCGCATCGTCAACACGACGAGCGCGGCCGGCCTCTACGGCAACTTCGGCCAGGCCAACTACGCCGCGGCCAAGCTCGGCATCGTCGGGCTCAGCAAGACGCTCGCGCAGGAGGGCCACAAGAAGGGCATCCGCTGCAACGTCATCGCCCCGGTCGCGCGCAGCCGCATGACCGAGACCATCCTCGACGAGGCGACGCTCTCCAAGCTCGAGCCGAAGCTCGTGACCCCGCTCGTGGCGTACCTCGCGAGCGAGCGCTGCGACGACAACGGTCAGGTCTACGCCGTGGGCGGCGGGTACGTCTCGCGCGTGGCGGTGGTCGAGGGCTCGGGCACCTTCTTCGGCGGCGGCGACCTCACCCCCGAGCAGGTCGCGGAGAGCTGGGCGCACATCAACGACCTCGAGGGCGCCAAGCCCTTCGCCAACGCCATGGAGGCCGTGCAGGTCGCCCTCGCGAAGGCGACCGGCAAGGCCTGA
- a CDS encoding DUF4291 domain-containing protein → MLPTAPYAAQSARWPARGKHILAHHDDETIVVYQAYRPEIGEWAIANGRLGGPAFSVERMSWIKPNFLWMMFRSGWGTKEDQEVTLGLRLGRDFFDALLADAVASTYRASGCESQVAWKRAMKRSDVRLQWDPDHGPGGEKLERRAVQLGLRGEALRRMVEDETREVLDMRPLVDAERARLRQEGRDAVQTPLETTYQPRDPDAAANVRLDPPPSP, encoded by the coding sequence ATGCTGCCCACCGCGCCTTACGCCGCCCAGTCGGCGCGGTGGCCAGCCCGCGGCAAGCACATATTGGCCCACCACGACGACGAGACGATCGTCGTCTACCAGGCCTATCGACCGGAGATCGGCGAGTGGGCGATCGCGAACGGGCGGCTCGGCGGCCCCGCGTTCAGCGTCGAGCGGATGAGCTGGATCAAGCCGAACTTCCTCTGGATGATGTTCCGCTCGGGCTGGGGCACGAAGGAAGACCAGGAGGTCACGCTCGGGCTGCGGCTCGGGCGCGACTTCTTCGACGCGCTCCTCGCGGACGCGGTGGCGTCGACGTACCGCGCGTCGGGCTGCGAGAGCCAGGTCGCGTGGAAGCGGGCCATGAAGCGCTCCGACGTGCGGCTCCAGTGGGATCCGGACCACGGGCCCGGCGGCGAGAAGCTCGAGCGGCGCGCCGTGCAGCTCGGCCTCCGCGGCGAGGCCCTGCGGCGAATGGTCGAAGACGAGACGCGCGAGGTGCTCGACATGCGCCCGCTCGTCGACGCGGAGCGAGCGCGCCTGCGACAGGAGGGCCGGGACGCGGTGCAGACGCCGCTGGAGACGACGTATCAGCCTCGCGACCCGGACGCGGCCGCGAACGTCCGCCTCGATCCACCGCCCTCGCCCTGA
- a CDS encoding beta-galactosidase, whose translation MAKRASARRSRPRRSAQPKLEGRTLRIGDDRVPLYSGAMHYWRLERDAWRAGLEQLRDLGLPIVETYVPWQVHEVAPGEYDFGTTDPRKDVGAFVDLAQEIGLYVFARPGPHINAEMTYFGLPERVVYDRACQARSPRQSPVLQGFPPRMFPVPSYASRTFLEEVGRWYDAVGEVLAPRLWPVGSIVLLQVDNEASYYFRDATYDQDYHPDAVADWKKFLEKRHGNLAKTADAHRKRYERWEDAAPPERFRAENPDELVQHLDWATFREELITTSIGRMKRRLHKAGLKGPVTVHNFPLGDQGVPMSSTGLESVVDLVGFDYYHARREFRTVKRRTLYLAGTHPVPYAPELGIGAPAWFTPLSNDDSLFTLMVALAYGLRGFNLYMAVDRDRWYGAPIDSRGNPRVDAGGWKHLLGKLHETGFHALSRRAEVALMMPREYGRLSKATHLLGFFSPTVLEAVGGNPVEGCREDTFGFEGPIQVLWWKMVARFADALTAAGVPYVYVDGDTPIERLEGLRVLVTPSFEICDPARWKRLTQLAEDGCTVVYGPTMPSLDLAARRKLFEVPRGGRRVLIDTDADATEIVGELARELSLRKPFRAHPAPVETCVHEDASGARVLFVIHPGKEPVEARVEVPAATAFEDLMTGERFAGTGEVTIPMKRFSCRMLSVEGAAGEGAGDSSAVAS comes from the coding sequence ATGGCCAAACGGGCATCGGCGCGACGCAGCCGGCCGCGCCGATCGGCGCAGCCCAAGCTCGAGGGGCGAACACTCCGGATCGGGGACGACCGGGTGCCGCTCTATTCGGGGGCGATGCACTACTGGCGCCTCGAGCGCGACGCGTGGCGCGCGGGGCTCGAGCAGCTGCGCGACCTCGGCCTGCCCATCGTGGAGACCTACGTGCCCTGGCAGGTGCACGAGGTGGCGCCGGGCGAGTACGACTTCGGCACCACCGACCCGCGCAAGGACGTGGGGGCGTTCGTCGATCTCGCGCAGGAGATCGGGCTCTACGTCTTCGCCCGGCCGGGCCCCCACATCAACGCCGAGATGACCTACTTCGGCCTCCCCGAGCGGGTGGTCTACGACCGCGCGTGTCAGGCGCGATCCCCGCGGCAGAGCCCCGTGCTCCAGGGCTTCCCGCCGCGCATGTTCCCGGTGCCCTCGTACGCGAGCCGGACGTTCCTCGAGGAGGTCGGCCGGTGGTACGACGCGGTGGGCGAGGTGCTGGCCCCGCGGCTCTGGCCCGTCGGGTCGATCGTGCTGCTCCAGGTCGACAACGAAGCGTCCTACTACTTCCGCGACGCCACCTACGACCAGGACTACCACCCGGACGCGGTCGCGGACTGGAAGAAGTTCCTCGAGAAGCGGCACGGCAACCTCGCGAAGACCGCCGACGCGCATCGCAAGCGCTACGAGCGCTGGGAGGACGCGGCGCCGCCCGAGCGCTTCCGGGCCGAGAACCCCGATGAGCTCGTGCAGCACCTCGACTGGGCGACCTTCCGCGAGGAGCTGATCACGACCTCGATCGGCCGCATGAAGCGGCGGCTGCACAAGGCGGGGCTCAAGGGCCCGGTCACCGTGCACAACTTCCCGCTCGGCGATCAGGGCGTGCCGATGAGCTCCACCGGGCTCGAGTCGGTCGTCGACCTGGTCGGCTTCGACTACTACCACGCGCGCCGCGAGTTCCGGACGGTCAAGCGGCGCACGCTCTACCTCGCGGGCACTCACCCCGTGCCGTACGCGCCGGAGCTCGGCATCGGCGCGCCCGCGTGGTTCACGCCGCTGTCGAACGACGACTCGCTCTTCACGCTGATGGTCGCGCTCGCCTACGGGCTCCGCGGCTTCAACCTCTACATGGCCGTCGACCGCGACCGCTGGTACGGCGCGCCGATCGACAGCCGGGGCAACCCGCGCGTGGACGCCGGCGGTTGGAAGCACCTGCTCGGCAAGCTGCACGAGACCGGCTTCCACGCGCTCTCGCGGCGAGCCGAGGTCGCGCTGATGATGCCGCGCGAGTACGGCCGATTGTCGAAGGCGACGCACCTGCTCGGCTTCTTCAGCCCCACCGTGCTCGAGGCGGTGGGCGGCAACCCGGTCGAGGGCTGCCGCGAGGACACCTTCGGCTTCGAGGGCCCCATCCAGGTGCTGTGGTGGAAGATGGTCGCGCGCTTCGCCGACGCCCTGACCGCGGCTGGGGTTCCGTACGTCTACGTCGACGGCGACACGCCGATCGAGCGACTCGAGGGGCTGCGCGTGCTGGTCACGCCGTCGTTCGAGATCTGCGATCCGGCCCGGTGGAAGCGCCTGACCCAGCTCGCCGAGGACGGCTGCACGGTCGTCTACGGGCCGACGATGCCGAGCCTGGATCTCGCCGCGCGGCGAAAGCTCTTCGAGGTCCCGCGGGGCGGTCGGCGCGTGCTGATCGACACCGACGCGGACGCGACGGAGATCGTCGGCGAGCTCGCGCGCGAGCTGTCCTTGCGCAAGCCCTTCCGCGCGCACCCCGCGCCGGTGGAGACCTGCGTGCACGAGGACGCCTCGGGGGCGCGGGTGCTGTTCGTGATCCATCCCGGCAAGGAGCCCGTCGAGGCGCGCGTCGAGGTCCCCGCCGCGACGGCGTTCGAGGACCTGATGACGGGCGAGCGCTTCGCGGGCACGGGCGAGGTGACCATCCCGATGAAGCGCTTCAGCTGCCGCATGCTCTCGGTGGAGGGGGCGGCGGGCGAAGGCGCGGGGGACAGCTCGGCGGTGGCCTCGTGA
- a CDS encoding DUF5063 domain-containing protein translates to MNHAEVSSFAEAARAFCELVEADAPATAASRLSDARRLLARLYAAACDLEPGPNGLDLDPPPRARLKTWSGLEPVEYYYENFDPLEPTEVGAGSLTDDFLDIHLDLKRGLSLFDAGHEAAAVWEWRTSFDQHWGRHAVSALRALHRACG, encoded by the coding sequence ATGAACCACGCCGAGGTCTCGTCCTTCGCGGAGGCGGCGCGCGCCTTCTGTGAGCTCGTCGAGGCCGACGCGCCGGCCACGGCGGCGAGTCGCCTCTCGGACGCGCGTCGACTCCTCGCCCGGTTGTACGCGGCCGCCTGCGACCTCGAGCCCGGCCCGAACGGACTCGACCTCGATCCCCCGCCGCGCGCCCGCCTGAAGACATGGTCCGGCCTCGAACCGGTCGAGTACTACTACGAGAACTTCGACCCGCTCGAGCCGACCGAGGTGGGGGCGGGATCGCTGACGGACGACTTCCTCGACATCCACCTCGATCTGAAGCGAGGGCTGTCCCTCTTCGACGCCGGGCACGAGGCGGCCGCGGTCTGGGAGTGGCGGACCTCGTTCGACCAGCATTGGGGGCGCCACGCGGTCAGCGCCCTGCGCGCCCTGCATCGCGCCTGTGGCTAG
- a CDS encoding CrcB family protein encodes MIKVALIALGGAVGTAMRYGISVGMLRWLGPGFPFGTLAANVLGSFLLGVVMEVSGEREIGGVQAKLVIGTGVMGGFTTYSSFNLETLRLAEQGAWGRAGLYLGATVLVCVLAGLGGVALGRSLKA; translated from the coding sequence ATGATCAAGGTCGCGCTGATCGCCCTCGGGGGCGCGGTGGGCACCGCGATGCGCTACGGCATCTCGGTCGGCATGCTGCGGTGGCTGGGGCCGGGCTTCCCCTTCGGGACCCTCGCGGCGAACGTGCTCGGCTCGTTCCTGCTCGGGGTGGTGATGGAGGTCTCGGGGGAGCGCGAGATCGGCGGCGTGCAGGCCAAGCTCGTCATCGGGACGGGGGTGATGGGCGGCTTCACCACGTACTCGTCGTTCAACCTCGAGACGCTGCGGCTCGCCGAGCAGGGCGCCTGGGGGAGGGCGGGGCTCTACCTGGGCGCGACCGTGCTCGTGTGCGTGCTGGCCGGGCTCGGCGGCGTCGCGCTCGGGCGCTCGCTCAAGGCTTGA
- a CDS encoding OPT/YSL family transporter — protein MASPPAPYRELTPAALITGVLIGIVMTAAFVFVALKLGFTLPGSTVAAILGFAVLRGALRKGSIVENNINQTVASGVNSASAGVAFTLPALFILGLCDPELRDFSPIPIMLAAIGGCFLGIVFIIPLRKQMIELERLRFPSGIAVATLLKSPGAGIRQAKLLGGGFLVAMVFHVLAGELSWVPEALHIPEQMEIGVMLGMPSYIPIAIGVSFASLGAGLLSGRGGLPFVFGGMLAWWVIAPISVALGWVPTAEDMQLASTPTGYDAFVQWPVAYSEMLRPLGIGILIGGAISGVIASAPAIGAALRGLSAASKSGGSSDEMDSKVLYGGIGVALVVLFTAAILSDPDIGVARAVLVAVVGTVWLALAGLIVAQATGMTDISPISGMSLIGVTLMFFLSGGNVAASIILGVAVSMGIGQCADMMSDLKSGHLIGATPKKQQLAQFMVAWIGAPVAVGVVYLLWKDWGDPGFAVPGAPLSAPQGAALASIIDSLRSGASQLDKYVAGGAVGLGLGIFPIGGLGVLVGLAMYLPFYITLTYGLGCFISMGLQAKFGPRWMGTTLVPVAAGFIIGEALTSLSIVMGGLAMEYLFS, from the coding sequence ATGGCATCGCCCCCCGCCCCCTACCGCGAGCTGACGCCAGCGGCGCTGATCACCGGCGTCCTCATCGGCATCGTGATGACCGCGGCGTTCGTCTTCGTGGCGCTGAAGCTCGGCTTCACGCTGCCTGGCTCGACCGTCGCGGCGATCCTCGGCTTCGCGGTGCTCCGCGGCGCGCTGCGCAAGGGCAGCATCGTCGAGAACAACATCAACCAGACGGTCGCCTCGGGGGTCAACAGCGCCAGCGCGGGCGTGGCCTTCACGCTTCCGGCGCTCTTCATCCTGGGCCTGTGCGACCCGGAGCTGCGCGACTTCTCGCCCATCCCGATCATGCTCGCCGCGATAGGCGGCTGCTTCCTCGGGATCGTCTTCATCATCCCGCTCCGGAAGCAGATGATCGAGCTCGAGCGGCTCCGCTTCCCGAGCGGGATCGCGGTCGCCACCCTGCTGAAGAGCCCCGGCGCGGGCATCCGCCAGGCGAAGCTGCTCGGGGGCGGCTTCCTGGTCGCGATGGTCTTCCACGTCCTCGCGGGAGAGCTGTCCTGGGTCCCCGAGGCGCTCCACATCCCGGAGCAGATGGAGATCGGCGTCATGCTCGGCATGCCGTCTTACATCCCGATCGCCATCGGGGTCTCCTTCGCGAGCCTCGGCGCCGGGCTGCTCTCGGGCCGGGGCGGCCTCCCGTTCGTCTTCGGCGGCATGCTCGCGTGGTGGGTCATCGCGCCGATCAGCGTCGCGCTCGGCTGGGTCCCCACCGCGGAGGACATGCAGCTCGCGAGCACCCCCACCGGCTACGACGCCTTCGTGCAGTGGCCGGTCGCGTACTCCGAGATGCTCCGACCGCTCGGCATCGGCATCCTCATCGGCGGCGCGATCAGCGGCGTCATCGCGAGCGCGCCCGCCATCGGGGCGGCGCTCAGGGGGCTCAGCGCGGCGAGCAAGAGCGGCGGCAGCTCCGACGAGATGGACTCGAAGGTGCTGTACGGCGGGATCGGGGTCGCGCTGGTGGTGCTCTTCACCGCCGCCATCCTGTCCGATCCGGACATCGGCGTGGCGCGCGCGGTCCTCGTCGCGGTGGTGGGCACGGTCTGGCTCGCGCTCGCGGGCCTCATCGTCGCGCAGGCCACCGGGATGACCGACATCTCCCCCATCAGCGGCATGTCGCTCATCGGGGTGACCCTCATGTTCTTCCTCAGCGGTGGCAACGTCGCGGCCAGCATCATCCTCGGCGTCGCGGTCAGCATGGGCATCGGCCAGTGCGCCGACATGATGAGCGACCTCAAGAGCGGCCACCTCATCGGCGCCACGCCGAAGAAGCAGCAGCTGGCGCAGTTCATGGTCGCGTGGATCGGCGCCCCCGTGGCCGTCGGCGTCGTCTACCTGCTCTGGAAAGACTGGGGCGACCCCGGCTTCGCGGTCCCCGGCGCGCCGCTCAGCGCCCCGCAGGGCGCCGCGCTGGCGAGCATCATCGACAGCCTCCGCAGCGGCGCCAGCCAGCTCGACAAGTACGTCGCGGGCGGCGCGGTGGGCCTGGGGCTCGGCATCTTCCCCATCGGCGGCCTCGGCGTGCTGGTTGGGCTCGCCATGTACCTTCCGTTCTACATCACCCTCACGTACGGCCTGGGCTGCTTCATCTCGATGGGCCTCCAGGCCAAGTTCGGGCCGCGCTGGATGGGCACCACGCTCGTCCCGGTGGCGGCCGGCTTCATCATCGGTGAAGCGCTGACCAGCCTCTCGATCGTCATGGGTGGGCTCGCGATGGAGTACCTCTTCTCATGA